Within the Phalacrocorax aristotelis chromosome 13, bGulAri2.1, whole genome shotgun sequence genome, the region AAAGTCAGACACTTTCTGTGAGGAAAATTTATCTCTTCCCACCTTTATTCTAAAACAGTTCAAGTGATGAGTTCCCTGCTCCCACAAATTCTGAATTACCACCCAGAAAAAAGCTTTGTGGTCTACCCCTTTTCAAAACCCAGTCTCCTTTTATAATGCTTGAATGATAGGTATGGCATTTGCTACCCCCTAGTTCCAGGACAAGGGCTGCTGCCAGATCAAGAAGTCATTACAGTGGAAGAGGAATCTTTTTTGGCAGCGCAGTCATGCTGTAGGGGGACTGAGAGGAAGCAGATATGCAAAACAGAGTTTGGCACTTTGAAAAACGAGTGTCTGAAATCCTCAAGATGCTTTTGTTTCACATTTACAGAAACAGGTACCTATAATTACACTTGGCACTAAATAAAGATTTCACCCCGAGAAAGTGCTCTAGAGATAAGTCTCCAATTAGAAGGGATGTTCTTTTTCACCAAAGAGTGAAATACTTCACCTTGAAGTAACTGGGTGTGCTTTCCTTGTCCTAGTGAGGTTTCCCATTTCCACACTATGATAGTGCAGAAAAACATGTGCAAAGAGTGTGCTGAGAGTTAAGTTCTAATTCAAGACCATTGAACAGATTGAACTTGGGGAGTGGGAGCAGCTTATTTAGACATAGGTATCTTACCCTGATTTGACACTGGAGTCTTAGTTCTGTCTCTAGACAAAGACCTAGAAGCACAGGCATACAAGCTACAGGTAAATATTACAGGGATGACTGAAGTCTAACTTCATACAGAAACATGACAACCAATGACAAAAGAGGTCAACACAGTTGAAAAAGTTGTAACATTTCACAAAAGAGCCGACAAGCACAGTGAACAAAATGCTACAATACCAGGAAATTTAAGAATGTGCTTTCAAATAGCCTGTCTGCATTTGGTTTCAGACTTAAATTCAAATTCTGCCCAAAGTAACAAGCTAAAGAAGCACCTTGCTGTCTTACATGAAGTATTGCCTTCTATACATCATACACCAACTGCTACAAATCCTCCTTATGAATTCTGTGTATTAGCTACTCAATCCCTCATTACAACCagctgaagaaaagaacaacTGATAATGTGGGAAAGGTGGCtgacatagattttttttatttagtccTGAACCTCATTATTTGAAGCTGTACCCATTCAAAAGCCTTAGTACCTGATCTGTAAAACTCCCTGTTTTCTGACAACAAAGACTGCATCTGTTTATAATAAGCCTTGGTATAGATGTTGTAGTACTAGTTATAGTTCTTCCTACTGCGAGGAAGTTTCAGAGGTGACCTCTGTACTGGTATTCATGGATAAAAGTTCTGCTTTGTAATCATTTGAGGCAAATATTGAGATATTCCAGAAATGCCAGCTCACAGTCTGAACCAAGCAATAGAGTACAGGCCAAGTTAGACCTTTACGTTTTTAAGCCACCTTCGCTGACAGAAATACATTTGGCAGGGTTCAAAAGCAATTGTCTTGGATTACTGATGTTTTcagaagggggagggaagggatggtCACAAAACTAGTAAATCGTTGTCACTTTTCAcctgggcagggaagggatAAGGAACTATCAAGCTTACCATcctgcaatatatttttttctttatcattgTAAAGAATAGGCTAGTTTGCATCATTCACACAGAGGCTGATGAGCCTCAAGTATCCCACGTAACTTGTGCTCTTTGCCTTCATCCTCCCCGAACTCTGCCTTGCCCCCATTGTGCCCTCTTCAGCTTCCTTTGGTTCTACAGCGTAAAGTGCCTCAGCAGTCTGTTCCTAAACTGCAGGTTTAGGAGTAAGGCAGAGTTCACAACATCACCTAGCAGAATAGATCTTAACTGTGCTGGAAAACTTCCCTTCACTGGTTTGTTAATAACAGTAATAGAGCTGAGGTTTCATGCCTCGCAGAGAATCATCACATTGCTTTTCATCAGCATCCCCACTCACAACCATGTCATGGGGAGAGCTGTCACATGGGAGAACCAGCTGTGAGAAATCATGCTGAAAGTCCTCCTCGGAGGCTAGCAGCAGCTCATTCCATGCAGAGATGTCCAGCTTCCCTGAAGTACCACCATACTCTTCAGGGAGGATCACTGGAGGAATGTTTTGATGAAGGGAATTCAGATCACAGCCATgaagaaaaaactgaagaagaaagcaagagggaGCTTTAATAGTGCATATCAAACACTTTAGAGCAAGTTACTGAAACAGTCAGCTAACAAGCTTATTTTGAGTTAATGTTTTGGAAGCAGTGTCTTTATGGGCAAGTGGCAGCATACAACACTGATTGTCTCAAGGCTTCTCTTGCTAGCATGTCTAACTGCACCTTCTCAAAGCCTAGTGCAGCTTAAATCACAGCAAGAGAGACTTGACATCTGCTAGTCTGTGCAGAGGTTCCAAATTCAACTTGTCCAAGTTCGTTCATGGGATTGGAAGTACTTATCCTTGTGGAGAAAAGCATCATCCTTTGCAAATACATCCAGTCCTATGGTGGAATACTAGTGCCGTGCAGGACGCTTGTGCAAGGGAAAAGGGCAATGAAGGGGCAACACAGATTTCCTGTGACACcacctcattaaaaaaagcactATTTGCCAAGATAATCCAACACCAAGGATGGAATCAATGCCCTGAATACACAGCATATGCACTAAAGATCCGTATTAATGTGCCAATATTAAATTCCTCAAAGCTTCTCTCATGAAAAATTTTGACAAcaggcatatttttaaatattaaagcagaAAGGACTAGCTAGTTAAGTAAATGGTACCAACATGTTTCTAGCTGTGAggtttttcaatgttttttacTTGCAGTGGCAAAGCAAGGAACTTACAAACATTAGCATTAATGTTAAAATGACACAAATCCTTACCCGGTTTGCtatcttttccttcagaaaaggcTTGATGATTGCAAAAATGCCTTTGAATATACGAGGCTCATTTATTATGTTAACAGCTTTTATTCGAATGGGGAATCCATCCTGAAGAGTAAAGAAGATTTTTataatgcagtttaaaaaaaacatttgctaatcttcctctttttaaaatctcctgAGACTGactgccagcaccacccactGGCTCCCAGACTTTCATCTGAGGTACCAACATAAAGCAATACAGCAACAGCACCTTGTAATAGGGAATAGTTTTAGGATGAGATCTGTGagcataaaaataaagtcaAGAGACAAGAAAACCTTGCATCGGGAACTATATTACTGTCAGTAAATCTTAATTTCTTATGTGGTTCTTCATCTCCCCTGACAAAGACACTTAGGTAATCACTGTCCTTCAGGTATTCCCAACCCTGATAAGGATGCAGTTACAAAGTGATGACCCTAGTTTCTGAGGAGCGCATCGTGCTTAGAGCCAGAGCAGGCCGGTTCTAATGGTGTGTCCAGCTACAAGATTTGGTGTCCAGGATActctaaaatgtgtttttatataaggaagaaatctaataccattctttttcttccattccaACTACTCTGTCATGCTGATTGCAAAAGACAAACAGGCTCTGCTGCCAACAGAACATACAGTGTCTCCTACACAAGACAGTTTAAGTCAACAGTTAATTGTGGGActtctgctggagaaattaatttgcagGAACATTTTTCCAAGGCAAAAGCTCACAATCAGCAATTAAGATCTCATGTGCCACAGTGAAGTTTCTTTCCCTTATAATCAGCTCTACATATACAAAGCAAGCAGTCAATGCTTGGAGTGAAAAGCAGATAACATGCACTGCAGGagtatttttctccttacaaAGGTCAGTGAATTAGCTCATCTTTACAAGGGATGCAGCTCAGCAAGGTTGATGCAACACGTTTATATACCACCCATACCTTTATGTCCTTCACCAagttcagcttttgttttgttaatagCTTCCACTAATAACAGCAGGACACCCATCACTTTATTTGTGCAAATTAAATATGGGCCCAGACAGTTAAATGACATGTTTAGATCGTAATTTAAAGGAGCAAGTTCTTACTTAGGCATTCAGAAGCTCACTAGTCTCATCTCCATGAACTCCCCTGATTTGTCCTATCCTTCCTTATCCCCCCCCAGATACAAAGAACATAACCAGCTCAGGCCAGAATAAAAGTAATGAGCGAATGAACCCATTCGAGAGAAGTTTTCCTCATCTCACTCCTCCAGACAGTATGGTATAACGTCAAGTAAAATCATCAGACCTTCCTGCCGCTTTGGCCAGGTTACTCCTCATTCCTCTCACCTCCTATTTTGTACAACTCCACTTGTGCTTACAGCCTTGCTCGTACTTGCTCTCcatcattttccttccaaacatCTAGTTGGAGATCTCTCTTATTACTCCTTTGCTGCCCCGTATGCTGCAGAAGCCTCTCTTCCCTCAGGGAGTGGATGGAAATCCTCCTTAAGTCATACCCATTCAAAAGTCCTCACTGCAAAATCTTTGTAGCAGTACTTGAACTTAAACTTGCCCAGTGGTCAGCTCCATCCCAGCCGACAGGAACCATTTAAATAACAAGCCACTCCTCAGCATTCAGGCAAAACAGTGTCTTTGCTCTAGCTGTAACTCGCTGCTTGCTCTCGTCCTTATCTTCCTTAACACTACCTAGCAGAACTACTTTTTTCTGTTCCAACTCAACGTTTGCACTTCTAATGCAAATTTAATTctgcaaaagttaaaaaaaaggcaagcaaggTAAGCTGGCAGAGGTCTGAGAAACTGGTTGGGCAGAGACATGTTTTAACTCTGCTAGTAAACGCAAAGATGCTTAAGTTTCCAGTGACATAGTCAAGAACTCTAGACACAGCAGCAGTCATTTACGATGCCCAAGCTTATTTTCCCACCAGTTCAGGTCTTACCTGAAGAATTCCAATCACTTTTTTGGCTACAAAAGGACCAAAATGAGACGCCTTAGATAAGCTGACTCCTTTGTAGTCTGCCAGGATTACAATTCCATTCACCTGGGTCTCTTCGGACTGAATGAGTTTTTCTAACGTTAAGTATATGGCACGAATGTTCTCAGTAATCGGATAATTACTGGGTGTCCATCTGTCTGAGGTTACAAGACATGGATGGTAAGTTGGAGAGTAAATATAAGCTAACAACACACATTCCAAAAACTGATTTTCTATTTTCCTGGACTCTTAAAAGTTAGTTTTTAATAGCCACAGTCCTAGTTCAGAACACCCTTTCTTAAGCAAGAGCTAAATGGCAACTCACGTTTACTTCAAGGAGCAAAGGCAATGGTTTTAAGAACCCCATTCGCCACCGAGCACAGCTTATTAGAAGCAGTTTCAGCTCAGAAAGAAAGCAGGTAAATGGAAAAGAGGAGAATGAATGAAGACAAATTTACAGCAAGCCTGGCAGCACCAAAAGCACATGCAAGGCTCCAACTGTTAAACAGGAGTAAAAGCCATAGGCTCCTCTCTCCACTTACTGTCAAAACAAATTACAAGCTTCTAACCATGGACCAGCAGCCCTGTTTCAATTTGAATTACTacacattaatttttcttcaatcACCTAACGTTTCATGAACCCACCtcactgcattttcattttgacataACTGAAGTTATTGCTGACACAGGAAAAGGAACTGGTATGATGTTGGCTAACGAGAAACATTTCCCTTCACAAGTTAGCTTTTCAAATTTCAGAGAGAACCCATGTACTCTACATAAGTAGCCACACTTCAGAGGAGCACAGGAAACAAGATTTTTGGCCCACCTTGAAGACAGAGAACAAAGACATTCATGCATTTCAGTACCTGGGCGGATGCAGACGACATGACGTCCCTCTGGGTCCAGGTGAGGCAGCACAGTGACAAAACCAGACTCTAGGACAGGCTTTATTGCAGATGGCTTCAAGTTATTGAACACCTCGGGCCAACTCCTCCTACAGGTGTGGTAGTTCACCAGAAGCTGAAGCGCCCGATCGTAATCGAATTTCCTAGCTCTGAGGAATCTTAGCAAAAAACCATCGTCCAGGCAGGTCCCCAGGGAGGGATAGTCTTTGCACACCATATCTCGGAGCGCCTGCACATCACGGAGTCTCCATTCTGGTTTCTCTTGGAGCTCTTCCCGTGCTTTGGTAATGAGATCAGGAGACAGCGAGCAAACATACTTCGGCCGGTCTGGCAAGAACTCGTTGTCCGATGGAGACCCTGCTGATGGGCTTGTCCTGGTGCAGTCACTGTCTCCTGACATAATGTAGCAGGAATCTGTCAAAAACCAAGTGCTATGTGTGACAAGCAACACCATGGACTAACAagtatatttattatttacatatttattatgTCCTGGATCCCTCCACTTCCCTGCTGAGGAGTCTTCCCTTGCAAGGACTGGCACTACAGCCAGAAGCACAGTTCACACATTTTAATTCTCCTCTTAGGACTAGAAAGTGCAGGGTTCTGTAATCTCTTTATCCTGCAGAGCAGGTACAAAACAACCTTGGATGGAACCTAACcaaactttcaaaaataattaaaatagaaaattacaCAGCTTCATTACAAAACATAGAATTTAGGTTGCCTTATCATTTATTTCCCTATGTCTAATTggaaactaaaacaaagtgaaCACTTCCCAGTTAGGCAGGATTCTCATATTCAGTCAAATTACACCCTCTTCTGAGAAACTCCTGGCTGATCCAGCTGAGACAGGCAGGAGTCTTCATTAACTTCGCTGGCAAATACATGCATTGCTCAGCACGTCTGCCCATATGAATGTTTTGAGCAATTCAGGAGCAGCATTCAGGAATATAAGAAACGGCTGCAGTTCACAGACTGGATGAGCAGGTGAGAAAAATCACAGACTCTCATGCCAGCACTGTATGGGTAGTTTTTTTAGGGTAGTTTTAAGTATGCTGCCGATATTTCTGAACTGGGAG harbors:
- the TTPAL gene encoding alpha-tocopherol transfer protein-like is translated as MSGDSDCTRTSPSAGSPSDNEFLPDRPKYVCSLSPDLITKAREELQEKPEWRLRDVQALRDMVCKDYPSLGTCLDDGFLLRFLRARKFDYDRALQLLVNYHTCRRSWPEVFNNLKPSAIKPVLESGFVTVLPHLDPEGRHVVCIRPDRWTPSNYPITENIRAIYLTLEKLIQSEETQVNGIVILADYKGVSLSKASHFGPFVAKKVIGILQDGFPIRIKAVNIINEPRIFKGIFAIIKPFLKEKIANRFFLHGCDLNSLHQNIPPVILPEEYGGTSGKLDISAWNELLLASEEDFQHDFSQLVLPCDSSPHDMVVSGDADEKQCDDSLRGMKPQLYYCY